CCAGGTCATAAGTTTGCTGTATAGTTTTGTGCGGTAATTTCCCAGCCTTTCTGATCGGTACAAAAGGAACATTCAGCAAATTCGCCAAAGCCATTCCAAACAGAAAGCCTCTGCTTTCAATTCCAGCCACTACATCAATCTTAACTGCTGAAAGCTGCATAGCCAGGGCGGTAGTAATTTCACCGCATAACGCTGCATCTTTTAAAATTGGTGTAATGTCTTTAAAAACGATACCCGGTTTTGGAAAATCGTTTACATCGCGTACAATCTGTTTTATTTTTGTTTCCATTGTCATGATTAAAAAGAAATATAAGGCGCTAACCTCTCTATAGTTTCAGCAGATAAAATAGCCACCTTTCTTAAGTCTGCAATATTACCATAATTTCCGTGTTGTTTTCGAAACTGAATGATTGCATTGACCTGTTTATACTTTAAATAGGGGTGATTTTTTAAATCATCAAACAATGCTGTATTAAGGTTAATTCTGGTCAGCGCCTGCTCGTCCAAACTGAGCTGATCTTTAATTTCATCATACTTTAAACTATCCAGCCCATATACTTCCAGCAGCTGCTCTTTCTTATAAAATCCGCCAAGACGCTGCCGGTAATTGAAAATCCTTCTGGCAAAAGCCGGGCCTACCCCTCTGATCTCCATCAATTGTAAAGTATCGGCAGTATTGAGTGGTATTAATACGGCTTTCTGCTGCGCAGGATAACGTTTTGCAGGGTATTCAGGATTCAGTTGCTGGTGTTTCTGTTCCCCTGCCAAACCAATACTTATATAAGGTATCAGTCTTTCATACATTTCCGGACTGATGACATACATTTTCTGCAAGTCTTCTTTCTTAAAATACCGGCCTCCTTTCTCTTTATACCTGGACATTACAGCAGCCTGTTTTACTGACAAACCTAATCGCTGCCAGTCATCCGCGTTTATCAGATTGGGATCAAAATTAAACAACGTTGATTTCAGTGACGGAGCTGCTGCCATCTTCTGCTGTCTGACTGCTCCCTCCTTCTCCTGTTTCATCCACATTAATTTATTGATAGCCAACCTTTCTGTTTCCGGATCCGTTTGTTCAGGAAAAAAGGACACATAAACAAAGGGAACTGCTCTGATCAATACGATCAGCACAACCATAGCCAGTAAGCCATTATACTCCCGTTTGGAGAAACTAAAATAAGAACGTAACCATTTTTGCATCTCCAGTCAATGTACTCCCCTTATTCAGAAAGATGGTTAGATTTCTGAATAAAATTCTTCTTTCTCTTATTTTCCAATAAGATGAGGCAATTATGACGGCAAAAAGGAAGCTTAAACATATGATCAGATAAATTTTAAACTTTTCTAAAAATATAAATCTTATTTTTGAGATTGATTCAGGAACATATTCAGATCTCTATTCCAGATATGCTCCCAATTCTCCCCCTTTTAAAAACAAATATGAAGATCATAACAACCAAAGAATTTGCAAAGGCTACTAAAATTGATAAACTCGGTGTTCCGGGACTTGCAGATTTACTGATGGAAGTCATGAAATTGAACGATATTAATAAAGTTTTCTCTCAGAATCAGCATTTCAATGGTTTAGAGTTTGTAGATAAAATACTGGAAACTATAGGGGTGTCAATTGATTTCGATGAAGATGACCTGAGAAATATTCCCAAAACAGGTGGTTTTATTGCGATTGCAAACCATCCTTATGGAGGGATAGAAGGACTTGCATTGGTAAAACTATTATGTACCGTGCGTCCGGAAGCCAAAGTAATGGTGAATTTCATCCTTCAGAAGATCCCTAATTTAAATGAGTTTTTTGTTGCCGTTAACCCTTTTGAAAATGTACAGCATTCTTCAAGTATCAGCGGGTTAAAAGCAACATTTGATCTTTTGCAGAACGGGGTTCCTATTGGGATCTTTCCAGCAGGTGAGGTATCTACCTTTAGCCTGGACAAACAGGAAATTACAGACCGCTTATGGCATCCTGTAGTTGGAAAGCTGATCGCCCGTGCAAAAGTACCGGTAGTCCCGATTTACTTCCACGGTAATAATGGTGTATTATTCAATATTCTGAGTTTCATTCACCCAACTTTGCGTACAGCAAAACTACCTTCAGAATTCCTCAATAAACAAGGGCTGAAAATAAAAGTCAGGATAGGGAAGCCGATTCATATCGAAGATATTTCTTACCGCAACAACACCAATAAACTACTTGATTTTCTTCGTGCACGTACTTATGCTCTGGGCACAAGTATCGAACAGGAAAAGAAATTATTTAATCCCATCAATCTTTTCAAAATCAAGAAGACTCCGGAGCCAATCATTGAGGAAACTCCAGGAGCGAGTATTGTGGAAGAAATTGAACAGCTGGAAGCTTACCGGGTGTGGACGGAGAAAAATTATGAAGTATACATCACCCCTTCAGCTAATATCCCAAATGTATTGAGGGAAATAGGCCGTCTGAGAGAAATAACTTTCAGAGAAGTCGGCGAAGGTTCTAATAAAAAGATAGACCTTGATAACTATGATATTTACTATCATCACTTATTCATCTGGGATGTAGAGCAGAAAAATATTGTCGGTGCTTACCGGATTGGTAAAGGAGATGAGATTTTAAATACTTTAGGCAAAAGAGGATTTTATCTTTCTGAGCTCTTTAAAATAAAAGAACCATTCTATCCTGTATTAAGACAGGGAATTGAATTGGGACGTTCATGGATCCGTAAAGAATATCAGCAAAAAGCATTACCGTTATTCTTGTTATGGAAAGGTATCTTAAAGTATCTTTTAGATAATCCACAGTACCGCTACATGTTTGGCCCGGTTAGTATCAGTAATAACTTTTCCAAATTCTCTAAATCACTGATTGTTGATTTCATTACCAAGAATCACTTCGATTATGAGTTGGGACAATATGTAAGACCAAGAAATAAATTCAAAGCAGATTTATCAGCGATTGATAAAGACCTGCTGATTGAAAGCAGTGATTCACTAAAAGATCTTGATGTATTGATATCTGATATTGAAAATACACATATTAAAATTCCTGTGTTGTTAAGACAATACCTTAACCTCAATGCGAAGATTATCTGCTTTAATATAGATCCGAAATTTTCAGATTGTCTGGATGGATTCCTCGTGGTGGATATGCAAAGTATCCCACCAGAAATGCTGGAGAAAATTGGTAAGAACTTCTAAAAAAACAAATAGCCCGGACATCCACCCGGGCTATTTTGTTATCAACTAAACCTAAACTTGATAAATACTAACCAAATATTTACACCACAAATATAGAGGCGATATGTTAAGTCAGGATTAAGGATGGGTTATCTGTATTAAACATTTCTATACGCTAATTACATAGCTGTTACTTCATATATTCTGCCAGCTGATATTGCAATTCGACACCATTTAAGTCCCTGGTAACTATCTTTCCTTCAGGACCAATCACGATACTCGCCGGAGTTCCCTGAGTACCATAAAGCTTTGCAGTGGCAAGCGGCCCGGATTTCAATCCCCATACTTGTACCCATGGAAGTTTATTTGCTTTCACTTCTTTTACCCAAACTTGTTTTCTTTTTTCGGGGTCTAAAGAGATACTGATAATCTTAAATTTCTTCTGCTTATATAATTCGGCAGATTTAATCATTTTATAGTTTTCTGCTTTGATCAGGTCGTTACCTGTAACCCAGAAATACAGTACTACATAATTGCCACGATAAGCAGATAACTTTACCGCTTTGCCATTCACATCATATAAAGTAAAATCTGGTGCGGGCGTACCCACAGCGCCCTGGCTCATGGACTGAATAAGTTTCCCGATACGTTGTCCTTCCTGTGTATTCCTGAATTTCGCATCAATAGACCTGTAAGCAGTACCCGTTTTATTCATATCCTTTCCATAACCCATATTAATAATATCAGTCAGGGCATACAGACTGAAGTAAGATTGAGGGTTTTCATGGATAAACTGTAATTGTTTTTCAAAGCGCTCCGCTTTGAATTTATGCATGTATTCATCAAACTCTTTAAAAAAAGGATAGGAGTTCCATAAATAAGGAGAAATTCTGTTCCGGTAATTTTTATAAGCAGCAGAGACTGTACCGCCTATAAATTTATTATAAGCCATGTACGCGTCATTGATCTTTGAACCGGTAACCTGACCACGTATCAAAGAATCTTGAGCAGTGACAGTAATTTCAGAATTATCCAAAAACAGCCCAAGTTCATCTGTATTATTTTCCAGATCAATACTATCTTTTCCGACCCCGTATCTATCTAAACTTAAGTAAGCGAGTACTGGCTTTTTCGCAATACCTTTAAATTGAAAGATGCCATTATTTACAACTGCCGAATCCAGTATTTTGGCTCCATAAGAATCTAAATAAACTTTTGCAGGGCCGCGAAGGCCTCTGATTTCCCCCTTGATTATAAAACCTTTCTGCTGAGCAGCAGCTCCACCTATTCCAATACTAAAAACTAATAAACTTAAAACTACACGCTTCATAAAATGGGTAACTATACTAAGATGAAATGAATAAATCATCATTTCGCAGCCAATATAGCAGAATCTTATAAGTTATGCCCAATTATATACTATTTACCTTCTGTTAATTCGGCAGGAAAAAAGTCACGACTGAACAAGATCTTAATTTCTGTACTATTTGCCTGGTTGGTGGAGATATTGCCTTCATAATGCCACCCTAATTCGGTAATGTAGTTTATTACCTGAACAAAATTAGACATATACTCTACCTGATTCAACTTGTGTACAAAGATAGAGTCCTTCAGAGGACTATATTTTCTGGTCTGTCCATAATCTATATGTGGAGTGCGCAAATCTTGACCGTAATAAGTTAAAGTACAGAACTTTTTTATTTTTACCTGTGCATCGGATGGTAAAATAAACAAGAACGAAATAAGTGCAATAAGGACCAGCGTTTTAGAATTCATAATTTTATAATGTAAAATCAAATAACTGAAAATTTGTTCATCAATAAAAATACCGATCAAATATTAACTGAATATTAATTCACACAACAAACAAAAAACCCTTATCTAAATTAATAGATAAGGGTTTTATATGATATCCTTCCATAAGAAGGTTAACCATTCATTAGAAGCTGTATCTCAAACCAAATTGCATTTGGAATCTTGAAGCAAAGAAGTCTTTTGAATAATTACTTGTATTCTTCTGATCAAATGTATAAGTAGGGTAAGTTGTTGGAGTACCAGCAGTAACACTTGTTAATCCTACACTAGCCATTGAGTTGAAAGTATTAGGAGAGAAATATTGAACTCCCCAGTTTTTGTTCAGTAAGTTAGTTAAGTTAACGATATCATAAGTAAACGTTAAAGTATGCTTATGTGTACCATTTTCTATGATTTTGAAGTCCTGAGCAAAACGGAAATCAAGTTGTGTATTCCAAGGTGTACGTGCTCCATTTCTTTCAGTGAAATTACCTCTTCTTGTTTTCAGGTATTTATCACTGTCAATAAATGCATCAAAAGCTGCTGCTTGCTGTGCACCTATTGCTGTTTTAGCAAAGAAATTAGCCGTTTCACCTACGTTAGGAATATAAGCTAAACTTACAGTCTGTCCTGTTCCATTGATCGTAGAGTTAACGAATCCATAAGAATAAGGAGTACCAGACTGAGCACTATAGAACAGAGAGAAACTTGATACATATTTGTTGGCCTTATCCCAGCTCAGTCTGTAGTTAACTGTAGAAATGATACGGTTACGAATATCGAAGTTTGAAGTCGCTAATTGTGGATTATTCGGGCTTAAAGCCTGATTTAACTGCCAGTTAGACTCCATTGAGTTCCTGATACCATTGGTTACATCTTTAGACTGTCCGTAAGTATAGGCAGCCATTACATCTAACCCAAAAGGGAAAGATTTGCCAATCTGACCAGTTACACTGTAACGGTAACCTTTGCTTGTATTAGAAAGCAGGTA
The DNA window shown above is from Pedobacter cryoconitis and carries:
- a CDS encoding adenine phosphoribosyltransferase, with protein sequence MTMETKIKQIVRDVNDFPKPGIVFKDITPILKDAALCGEITTALAMQLSAVKIDVVAGIESRGFLFGMALANLLNVPFVPIRKAGKLPHKTIQQTYDLEYGSATLEVHEDAILPGQHVLIHDDLLATGGTVVAASKLIQKLDAVVAGYSFIIALDFLNGKDRLKAFSENNFALASY
- a CDS encoding ComEA family DNA-binding protein is translated as MQKWLRSYFSFSKREYNGLLAMVVLIVLIRAVPFVYVSFFPEQTDPETERLAINKLMWMKQEKEGAVRQQKMAAAPSLKSTLFNFDPNLINADDWQRLGLSVKQAAVMSRYKEKGGRYFKKEDLQKMYVISPEMYERLIPYISIGLAGEQKHQQLNPEYPAKRYPAQQKAVLIPLNTADTLQLMEIRGVGPAFARRIFNYRQRLGGFYKKEQLLEVYGLDSLKYDEIKDQLSLDEQALTRINLNTALFDDLKNHPYLKYKQVNAIIQFRKQHGNYGNIADLRKVAILSAETIERLAPYISF
- a CDS encoding lysophospholipid acyltransferase family protein, translated to MKIITTKEFAKATKIDKLGVPGLADLLMEVMKLNDINKVFSQNQHFNGLEFVDKILETIGVSIDFDEDDLRNIPKTGGFIAIANHPYGGIEGLALVKLLCTVRPEAKVMVNFILQKIPNLNEFFVAVNPFENVQHSSSISGLKATFDLLQNGVPIGIFPAGEVSTFSLDKQEITDRLWHPVVGKLIARAKVPVVPIYFHGNNGVLFNILSFIHPTLRTAKLPSEFLNKQGLKIKVRIGKPIHIEDISYRNNTNKLLDFLRARTYALGTSIEQEKKLFNPINLFKIKKTPEPIIEETPGASIVEEIEQLEAYRVWTEKNYEVYITPSANIPNVLREIGRLREITFREVGEGSNKKIDLDNYDIYYHHLFIWDVEQKNIVGAYRIGKGDEILNTLGKRGFYLSELFKIKEPFYPVLRQGIELGRSWIRKEYQQKALPLFLLWKGILKYLLDNPQYRYMFGPVSISNNFSKFSKSLIVDFITKNHFDYELGQYVRPRNKFKADLSAIDKDLLIESSDSLKDLDVLISDIENTHIKIPVLLRQYLNLNAKIICFNIDPKFSDCLDGFLVVDMQSIPPEMLEKIGKNF
- a CDS encoding redoxin domain-containing protein, coding for MMIYSFHLSIVTHFMKRVVLSLLVFSIGIGGAAAQQKGFIIKGEIRGLRGPAKVYLDSYGAKILDSAVVNNGIFQFKGIAKKPVLAYLSLDRYGVGKDSIDLENNTDELGLFLDNSEITVTAQDSLIRGQVTGSKINDAYMAYNKFIGGTVSAAYKNYRNRISPYLWNSYPFFKEFDEYMHKFKAERFEKQLQFIHENPQSYFSLYALTDIINMGYGKDMNKTGTAYRSIDAKFRNTQEGQRIGKLIQSMSQGAVGTPAPDFTLYDVNGKAVKLSAYRGNYVVLYFWVTGNDLIKAENYKMIKSAELYKQKKFKIISISLDPEKRKQVWVKEVKANKLPWVQVWGLKSGPLATAKLYGTQGTPASIVIGPEGKIVTRDLNGVELQYQLAEYMK